The following proteins are co-located in the Pedobacter frigiditerrae genome:
- a CDS encoding M1 family metallopeptidase, which produces MYKLIFLFLICFGLSSFAQTPYFQQKLNYQINVTLNDIDKTLKGDETIIYKNNSASTLDFIWFHIYPNAYKNETTAMFQQIKNDPSRKKKLEKYSTGDIDGFNFKVNGQIAITEAHPNPQYIDVIKVKLQSPLKPGDSVSISTDFKVKLPSYFSRSGFADGEFMVTQWYPKPAVFDKDGWHEFPYLDMGEFYSEYGDYKVNITLPAEYIVGATGILQNDDELNQYKTTGAKNFATKDDKPTLYVPKDKNGTKTLSYVMNNVPDFAWFADKKYVIAYDTVKMASGKTVDVFTYYYNKKKSLWLQSVDYTKDAIKNYSKWIGEYEYPIVQVVEGPKNNASGGMEYPTITLITSPDAKAQSLDAVITHEVGHNWFMGILGSNERANTWQDEGLNTYYQFRYEAEKYKSNSIFGDAIPENIKALPVDQFQAAIYNAMMGIPMKPAIATSLEKFATSDDYSMTSYIKTALWMFLLEAAVGREKVDNAFKTYFNDWKNKHPSPLDMKASFEKSLGTNLNQYFELLNKEGSFKEK; this is translated from the coding sequence ATGTATAAGCTAATTTTTCTGTTTTTAATTTGTTTTGGCCTAAGTTCATTTGCACAAACGCCTTATTTTCAACAAAAACTAAATTATCAAATCAATGTGACCTTAAATGACATTGATAAAACGCTAAAAGGTGACGAAACAATAATTTATAAAAATAATTCTGCTTCTACATTAGATTTTATATGGTTTCATATCTACCCCAATGCCTATAAGAATGAAACAACAGCAATGTTTCAACAAATTAAAAATGATCCATCTCGAAAAAAGAAGTTAGAAAAATATAGCACAGGCGATATTGATGGGTTCAATTTTAAGGTAAATGGTCAAATTGCAATAACTGAAGCCCATCCAAATCCTCAATATATTGATGTAATTAAAGTTAAACTTCAATCGCCATTAAAACCTGGTGACTCTGTTTCTATATCAACTGATTTTAAGGTTAAATTACCAAGCTATTTCTCTAGGTCTGGTTTTGCTGATGGAGAGTTTATGGTTACTCAATGGTATCCAAAACCAGCGGTATTTGATAAAGATGGGTGGCATGAATTCCCTTACCTTGATATGGGCGAGTTTTATAGTGAATATGGAGATTATAAAGTAAATATTACTTTGCCAGCAGAATATATTGTGGGAGCGACCGGAATTTTGCAGAATGACGATGAGTTAAATCAATATAAAACAACTGGAGCAAAGAACTTTGCAACAAAAGATGATAAACCTACTCTATATGTTCCTAAAGATAAGAATGGAACAAAAACATTAAGTTATGTGATGAATAATGTTCCTGATTTTGCTTGGTTCGCCGATAAGAAGTATGTAATTGCTTACGATACGGTAAAAATGGCATCAGGCAAAACTGTTGATGTTTTTACATACTATTACAATAAAAAGAAATCACTTTGGCTTCAAAGTGTTGATTATACAAAAGATGCTATAAAAAATTATAGCAAATGGATTGGAGAATATGAATATCCCATTGTGCAGGTAGTAGAAGGTCCAAAAAATAATGCTAGTGGAGGAATGGAATATCCTACTATTACATTAATTACCAGTCCTGATGCAAAAGCACAATCTTTAGATGCAGTAATAACGCATGAAGTTGGGCATAATTGGTTCATGGGTATCTTAGGAAGTAATGAAAGAGCAAATACTTGGCAGGATGAAGGTTTAAACACTTATTATCAGTTTAGGTATGAGGCAGAAAAGTATAAATCAAACTCTATTTTTGGGGATGCAATTCCCGAAAACATAAAAGCATTACCTGTAGATCAGTTTCAAGCTGCAATTTATAATGCCATGATGGGTATCCCGATGAAACCAGCAATTGCTACTTCATTAGAAAAATTTGCCACATCAGACGATTATTCCATGACATCATATATAAAAACCGCATTATGGATGTTCCTTTTAGAAGCTGCAGTGGGGAGAGAGAAGGTTGATAATGCTTTTAAAACTTATTTTAATGATTGGAAAAATAAACATCCTTCACCATTAGACATGAAAGCATCTTTTGAAAAATCTTTGGGAACTAACCTTAATCAATATTTCGAATTATTAAACAAAGAAGGGTCATTCAAAGAGAAATAA
- a CDS encoding OsmC family protein codes for MITAITELNKSRFKTKVYAGGHLIYADEPTELGGTDEGMNPGALLLASLGSCTAITIRMYADRKEIPLDSIKIDLAICKEEEMSKETTISRQIEFFGPITAEQRERLLVIADKCPIHKLLTNPIRILTT; via the coding sequence ATGATTACGGCAATTACAGAACTAAATAAATCGAGATTTAAAACCAAGGTTTATGCAGGCGGACATTTAATTTACGCTGATGAACCCACTGAATTAGGAGGAACTGATGAAGGAATGAACCCAGGCGCCTTATTATTGGCTAGTTTAGGTAGTTGCACAGCAATAACAATTAGAATGTATGCTGATAGAAAAGAAATACCTCTAGACTCTATAAAAATCGACTTGGCTATTTGCAAGGAAGAAGAAATGTCTAAAGAAACTACCATTTCTAGGCAAATAGAATTCTTTGGTCCGATAACCGCTGAACAACGAGAAAGGCTATTAGTAATAGCCGATAAATGCCCAATCCATAAATTACTAACTAACCCAATAAGAATTTTAACAACTTAA
- a CDS encoding PaaI family thioesterase — translation MEEINEAQQRLINFQSFTGKEITQSPSHFMNWLKPTLISAARGELHCSYVVRKEMTNPYGILHGGITAGIIDDLIGATVFILGLNGKYTTVNNNIDYFAPAVEGDVVTAKTAIVKQGRTIINLQCEVYLPSKNRLIAKGYSNMLNIG, via the coding sequence ATGGAAGAAATAAATGAAGCTCAACAACGATTAATTAATTTTCAATCATTTACTGGAAAAGAAATTACCCAATCTCCTTCTCATTTTATGAATTGGTTAAAACCTACCTTAATTAGCGCAGCAAGAGGAGAGTTGCATTGTAGTTATGTAGTTAGGAAAGAAATGACAAATCCTTATGGTATTTTGCATGGAGGTATAACTGCAGGAATTATAGACGACTTAATTGGGGCCACAGTGTTTATTTTAGGCTTAAATGGAAAATATACTACTGTTAATAATAACATAGATTATTTTGCGCCGGCTGTAGAAGGTGATGTCGTTACAGCTAAAACTGCTATTGTAAAACAGGGAAGAACAATTATTAACTTACAATGTGAAGTATATTTACCCTCTAAAAATAGATTAATTGCTAAGGGATACTCGAATATGTTAAACATAGGATAA
- a CDS encoding TonB-dependent receptor produces MNRKSILILFGFLLFATVTYAQKTITGKVTDVSDGSGIPGVSVLVKGTSSGATTLTDGSYTINVPTNGTTLIFKYLGFDTQEIAIGDKTLINVKLSSSTETLEGVMVVAYGTAKKSTYTGSAAVIKPNKDLPLTSFEGALIGRTPGVQVTQSSGQAGATPSIRIRGIGSMNASNDPLYVIDGVPVVAGNAGQMSDYTFATNNVMNSINPSDIETITILKDAAASSLYGSRAANGVVIITTKKGKTGKPTITVKSSVGLTPTWATDNYEIADPQEQINMLYSILYDSRIAAGRTPQQANEQTLMRLSSRNWSPGSAYGTPTTAYGFGIHGYEFSTLGTGMYENVIIKGKSDGVENRDGKFYDWEDALFRTSIYQTNDVSVSGGDEKTNYFSSLSYTKDQGRIKVNEFDRVSGRVNIGQKVGKYFEFATNVNFARTGQSGYNDTRNTGGNYFFQTRNLLWGFYWPTDYKTGLPYTARFNSLAQNAVYYDNEWENSSVTKRLTANETVTVKLLPELNLKSIFSYDNAQVTDDLYYSAIHFNGSATKGTVHAMTTNTNKLVSSTTLNFNKTFNKHNLGLLAGFEVEKNETDFQRSTGTDLPSSALHTVATAGVTNATAYDWGNSIVSFLSRAEYDYNQKYFASASFRRDGSSRLDPRVRWGNFWSVAGAWKISGEDFMKDLTSISNLRLRASYGTNGTTPSANFGWRSLTGYGSKYMAQAGGTITQIADPNLTWETNYSTNLALEFGLFNNRITGSVEYFNRDSKDLLQDVPTSMVTGFSSTLKNIGQMNNRGIELDLGGDIIRKDGWRWSASVNASFIKSKITKLSDGKDIIWTDPTGGDARAQYIYREGQPTYSFYGYEWAGVNPSDGKNVWYKNGATTQSSDFVYNGRPATYVFGNASQVILGDASPKVYGGLNTDVEYKGITLALNFTYKIGGKIYDGAFKDVADDGYYWERIRAQEYYDNMWTPQNTSGSLPQLSGLDLTDAIQYSSRQMYDATFVRLKNITLAYKLPAKLINKLRASNARVYFNGSNLLTLSKYKNADPEVNSYGTRGWETPFGKTYTFGLEFSF; encoded by the coding sequence ATGAACAGAAAATCTATCCTAATTCTATTCGGATTCTTACTGTTTGCAACGGTTACCTATGCCCAAAAAACCATTACGGGTAAAGTTACCGATGTTTCAGACGGAAGTGGAATCCCTGGTGTGAGTGTACTTGTTAAAGGAACAAGTTCAGGAGCAACAACGTTAACAGATGGTTCTTACACCATTAATGTGCCTACGAACGGTACAACGTTAATTTTTAAATATCTTGGTTTTGATACCCAAGAAATTGCAATTGGTGACAAGACTTTAATTAATGTGAAGCTTTCTTCAAGTACAGAAACCTTAGAAGGTGTTATGGTTGTTGCGTATGGAACAGCTAAAAAGAGTACTTACACAGGTTCTGCAGCTGTGATAAAACCAAATAAAGACTTGCCGCTTACTTCTTTTGAAGGAGCCTTGATTGGTAGAACTCCAGGTGTTCAAGTTACTCAATCGTCTGGTCAAGCAGGTGCAACACCAAGTATAAGAATTAGAGGTATTGGGTCTATGAATGCTTCTAATGATCCTTTATATGTAATTGATGGAGTGCCAGTTGTAGCTGGTAATGCAGGGCAGATGAGCGATTATACCTTTGCCACGAATAACGTTATGAATTCAATTAATCCATCTGATATTGAAACAATCACCATATTAAAAGATGCGGCAGCTTCATCATTGTATGGTTCGAGAGCAGCAAATGGAGTTGTAATTATTACTACTAAAAAGGGAAAAACTGGAAAACCTACGATAACAGTTAAATCTTCTGTTGGTTTAACACCAACTTGGGCAACAGACAATTATGAAATTGCAGACCCACAAGAGCAGATAAATATGTTGTATAGCATACTTTACGATTCACGTATTGCAGCGGGTAGAACACCACAACAAGCTAATGAACAGACATTGATGCGCCTGAGCTCCAGAAACTGGTCGCCTGGTTCGGCCTATGGTACTCCTACAACGGCTTACGGATTTGGAATTCATGGTTACGAATTTTCAACGTTAGGAACTGGTATGTATGAAAATGTAATCATTAAAGGTAAGAGTGACGGTGTTGAAAATCGTGACGGAAAATTCTATGATTGGGAAGATGCACTGTTTAGAACTTCTATATACCAAACTAACGATGTATCTGTAAGTGGTGGTGATGAAAAAACAAATTATTTTTCTTCTTTATCTTATACAAAAGACCAAGGTAGAATTAAGGTTAATGAGTTTGATCGAGTGTCTGGACGAGTTAATATTGGACAAAAAGTAGGAAAATATTTTGAATTTGCTACAAATGTCAATTTCGCAAGAACAGGGCAATCTGGATATAACGATACTAGAAATACAGGTGGAAATTATTTTTTTCAGACTAGAAATTTATTATGGGGTTTTTATTGGCCTACCGATTATAAAACTGGTTTGCCTTATACAGCTCGTTTTAATAGTTTAGCGCAAAATGCAGTTTATTATGACAATGAATGGGAAAATTCTTCGGTAACTAAAAGATTAACAGCAAACGAAACTGTAACTGTTAAACTTTTACCTGAGTTAAATTTAAAATCAATATTTTCTTATGATAATGCACAGGTAACAGACGATTTGTATTATAGTGCTATACACTTTAATGGTTCTGCTACAAAAGGAACTGTTCATGCAATGACAACCAATACCAATAAATTGGTTTCGTCTACAACTTTGAATTTCAACAAAACTTTTAATAAGCATAATTTAGGCTTATTAGCAGGTTTTGAAGTAGAAAAAAATGAAACAGATTTTCAGCGTTCAACGGGTACAGATTTACCTTCTAGTGCATTACATACAGTAGCCACTGCCGGAGTTACCAATGCAACAGCTTACGATTGGGGTAATTCTATAGTATCGTTTTTGTCTCGTGCAGAATATGATTACAATCAAAAATATTTTGCATCTGCTTCCTTTCGTAGGGATGGGTCATCTAGATTAGACCCAAGAGTACGTTGGGGTAATTTTTGGTCAGTAGCTGGAGCGTGGAAAATAAGTGGTGAGGATTTTATGAAAGACCTTACATCTATTAGTAATTTACGTCTAAGGGCCTCTTATGGTACAAATGGTACAACACCATCAGCTAATTTTGGTTGGAGATCTTTAACTGGTTATGGTTCTAAATATATGGCCCAAGCTGGTGGCACAATTACCCAAATTGCAGACCCTAATTTAACTTGGGAAACTAATTACTCTACCAATTTAGCATTAGAGTTTGGATTGTTTAATAATAGAATTACCGGTTCCGTAGAATATTTCAATCGTGATTCGAAAGATTTACTTCAAGATGTTCCGACTTCAATGGTTACTGGCTTTAGTTCGACACTTAAAAATATCGGGCAGATGAATAACCGTGGTATTGAACTAGATTTAGGTGGAGATATTATACGTAAAGATGGTTGGAGATGGAGTGCAAGTGTTAATGCATCATTTATTAAATCTAAAATTACTAAACTTAGTGACGGAAAAGATATCATCTGGACGGATCCAACAGGTGGCGATGCAAGAGCACAATATATTTATAGAGAAGGGCAACCTACCTATAGCTTTTATGGTTATGAATGGGCAGGAGTTAATCCATCAGATGGAAAGAATGTATGGTACAAAAATGGAGCAACAACACAGTCTTCAGATTTTGTTTATAATGGGAGACCTGCCACCTATGTTTTTGGTAACGCAAGTCAGGTAATTTTGGGTGACGCTTCTCCTAAAGTTTACGGTGGCCTAAATACCGATGTTGAATATAAAGGCATAACGTTAGCATTAAATTTTACTTACAAAATTGGAGGGAAAATTTATGATGGTGCTTTTAAAGATGTAGCAGATGACGGTTACTATTGGGAAAGAATCAGAGCACAAGAATATTACGATAACATGTGGACACCACAAAATACCAGCGGATCATTGCCTCAATTAAGTGGCTTAGATTTAACTGATGCAATTCAGTATAGTAGTCGTCAAATGTATGACGCTACTTTTGTTAGGCTTAAGAACATTACTTTAGCGTATAAACTTCCAGCTAAATTAATCAATAAGCTACGTGCGTCAAATGCAAGGGTTTATTTTAATGGCTCTAATTTGTTAACACTTTCTAAATACAAAAATGCAGACCCA